Proteins from a genomic interval of Xanthomonas sp. AM6:
- the pstA gene encoding phosphate ABC transporter permease PstA, with product MAADIADRLYNRRRVVNVFALLLSCLTALFGLVFLGWILWTLLAKGIAGIDVDLFTRMTPPPGEDGGLANAFFGSAVMCGLALLIGTPLGVAAGTWLAEYGNARKTGQVVRFVNDILLSAPSIVLGLFVYTLYVMQTGGRFSAMAGALSLAFIVLPVVVRTTDEMLRLVPSQMREAALSLGIPQWKVTIQVLYRSASAGIVTGVLLALARISGETAPLLFTAFGNQYWNNNIMQPMASVPVVMNSFAGSPYPTWQQLAWSGALVLTVFVLLVSLGARALLSRYKTSND from the coding sequence ATGGCCGCCGACATCGCAGACCGCCTGTACAACCGCCGCCGCGTGGTCAACGTCTTCGCGCTGCTGCTGTCCTGCCTCACCGCGCTGTTCGGGCTGGTGTTCCTGGGCTGGATCCTGTGGACGCTGCTGGCCAAGGGCATCGCCGGCATCGACGTCGACCTGTTCACCCGCATGACCCCGCCGCCGGGCGAGGATGGCGGCCTGGCCAACGCGTTCTTCGGCAGCGCGGTGATGTGCGGCCTGGCGCTGCTGATCGGCACCCCGCTGGGCGTGGCCGCCGGCACCTGGCTGGCCGAATACGGCAACGCGCGCAAGACCGGCCAGGTGGTGCGCTTCGTCAACGACATCCTGCTGTCGGCGCCGTCGATCGTGCTCGGCCTGTTCGTGTACACGCTGTACGTGATGCAGACCGGCGGGCGCTTCTCGGCGATGGCCGGCGCGCTGTCGCTGGCCTTCATCGTGCTGCCGGTGGTGGTGCGCACCACCGACGAGATGCTGCGCCTGGTGCCTTCGCAGATGCGCGAAGCGGCGCTGTCGCTGGGCATCCCGCAGTGGAAGGTGACCATCCAGGTGCTGTACCGCAGCGCCTCGGCCGGCATCGTCACCGGCGTGCTGCTGGCGCTGGCGCGCATCAGCGGCGAGACCGCGCCGCTGCTGTTCACCGCCTTCGGCAACCAGTACTGGAACAACAACATCATGCAGCCGATGGCGAGCGTGCCGGTGGTGATGAACTCCTTCGCCGGCAGCCCCTACCCGACCTGGCAGCAGCTGGCCTGGTCCGGCGCGCTGGTGCTCACCGTGTTCGTGCTGCTGGTCAGCCTGGGCGCGCGCGCCCTGCTGAGCCGCTACAAGACATCCAACGATTGA
- the pstC gene encoding phosphate ABC transporter permease subunit PstC → MNATVIPEAITAPRGRDLRDARADRLFRWTLTATVVFVLIALASAALSMLWGGRHALQMQGLSFFYSSEWNPVENKYGALAPIYGTLVTALIAMLIAVPVSYGIAFFLTEVSPRWLRGPIGTAIELLAGIPSIIYGMWGLFVLVPVMTEYGTPWLNDHVGTLPVIGPMFQGPPLGIGLLTAGFVLAIMVIPFISSVMREVFLTVPTRLKESAYALGSTKWEVSWDIVLPYTRSAVIGGIFLGLGRALGETMAVAFVVGNTVRLSPSLLEPGTTIAALIANDFGEATETYRSALLLLGFVLFIVTFIVLAIARLMLQQLSRREGN, encoded by the coding sequence ATGAACGCCACTGTCATTCCCGAAGCGATAACGGCGCCCCGCGGACGCGACCTGCGCGACGCCCGTGCCGACCGACTGTTCCGCTGGACGCTCACCGCCACCGTCGTATTCGTCCTCATCGCCCTGGCCAGCGCGGCGCTGTCGATGCTGTGGGGCGGCCGCCATGCCCTGCAGATGCAGGGCCTGAGCTTCTTCTACTCCAGCGAATGGAACCCGGTCGAGAACAAGTACGGCGCGCTGGCGCCGATCTACGGCACCCTGGTCACGGCGCTGATCGCGATGCTGATCGCGGTGCCGGTGAGCTACGGCATCGCCTTCTTCCTCACCGAAGTGTCGCCGCGCTGGCTGCGCGGCCCGATCGGCACCGCCATCGAACTGCTGGCCGGCATCCCGTCGATCATCTACGGCATGTGGGGCCTGTTCGTGCTGGTGCCGGTGATGACCGAATACGGCACGCCGTGGCTCAACGACCACGTCGGCACGCTGCCGGTGATCGGCCCGATGTTCCAGGGCCCGCCGCTGGGCATCGGCCTGCTCACCGCCGGCTTCGTGCTGGCGATCATGGTGATCCCGTTCATCTCCTCGGTGATGCGCGAGGTGTTCCTGACCGTGCCGACGCGGCTGAAGGAATCGGCCTACGCGCTGGGCTCGACCAAGTGGGAAGTGAGCTGGGACATCGTGCTGCCCTACACCCGCTCGGCGGTGATCGGCGGCATCTTCCTGGGCCTGGGCCGCGCGCTCGGCGAGACCATGGCGGTGGCGTTCGTGGTCGGCAACACGGTGCGGCTGTCGCCGTCGCTGCTGGAGCCGGGCACCACCATCGCCGCGCTGATCGCCAACGACTTCGGCGAGGCCACCGAGACCTACCGTTCGGCGCTGCTGCTGCTGGGCTTCGTACTGTTCATCGTGACCTTCATCGTGCTGGCGATCGCCCGCCTGATGCTGCAGCAACTGTCGCGCCGGGAGGGCAACTAA